A single window of Helicobacter pylori DNA harbors:
- a CDS encoding primosomal protein N', whose protein sequence is MFYHLIAPLKNKTPPLTYFSKERHLKGALVNIPLRNKTLLGVVLEEVSKPSFECLELEKTPYFLLPFQIELAAFIAQYYSANLSSVLSLFAPFKECDLVGLEKIEPTLNVLSQTQTNALKELQKHSASLLFGDTGSGKTEIYMHAIAQTLGQKKSALLLVPEIALTPQMQQRLKRVFKENLGLWHSKLSQNQKKQFLEKLYSQEIKLVVGTRSALFLPLKELGLIIVDEEHDFSYKSHQSPMYNARDLCLYLSHKFPIQVILGSATPSLNSYKRFKDKALVRLKGRYTPTQKNIIFEKTERFITPKLLEVLKQVLDKNEQAIIFVPTRANFKTLLCQNCYKSVQCPFCSVNMSLHLKTNKLMCHYCHFSSPIPKICNECQSEVLVGKRIGTMQVLNELEGLLKGAKIAILDKDHTSTPKKLHNILNDFNAQKTNILIGTQMISKGHDYAKVSLAVVLGIDNIIKSNSYRALEEGVSLLYQIAGRSARQISGQVFIQSTETDLLENFLEDYEDFLQYELQERCELYPPFSRLCLLEFKHKNEEKAQQLSLKASQTLSLCLEKGVTLSNFKAPIEKIASSYRYLILLRSKDPLSLIKSVHAFLKTAPNIPCSVNMDPVDIF, encoded by the coding sequence ATGTTCTATCACTTAATCGCTCCTTTAAAAAATAAAACCCCCCCTTTAACTTACTTTTCTAAAGAGCGACACCTTAAAGGGGCGTTAGTCAATATCCCTTTAAGAAATAAAACGCTTTTGGGCGTCGTTCTTGAAGAAGTTTCAAAACCCTCTTTTGAATGCCTAGAATTGGAAAAAACCCCTTATTTTTTACTCCCCTTTCAAATAGAGCTCGCTGCATTTATCGCTCAATATTACTCGGCTAATCTTTCTTCAGTCTTAAGCCTTTTTGCCCCTTTTAAAGAATGCGATTTAGTGGGGTTAGAAAAAATTGAGCCTACTCTCAATGTTTTAAGCCAAACGCAAACCAACGCTTTAAAAGAATTGCAAAAGCATTCAGCAAGCTTGCTCTTTGGCGATACGGGCAGCGGAAAAACCGAGATTTATATGCATGCAATCGCTCAAACTTTAGGGCAAAAAAAAAGCGCTCTGTTGTTAGTGCCAGAAATCGCCCTCACCCCTCAAATGCAACAACGCCTTAAAAGGGTTTTTAAAGAAAATTTAGGCTTGTGGCATAGCAAACTCTCTCAAAATCAAAAAAAACAATTTTTAGAAAAGCTTTATTCGCAAGAAATCAAATTAGTGGTAGGCACACGAAGTGCGTTGTTTTTACCCCTTAAGGAGTTGGGCTTGATCATTGTAGATGAAGAGCATGACTTTTCTTATAAGTCTCATCAAAGCCCTATGTATAACGCTAGGGATTTATGCTTGTATTTATCCCATAAATTCCCTATTCAAGTGATTTTAGGCTCTGCTACGCCAAGTTTGAATAGTTACAAACGCTTTAAAGATAAGGCTTTAGTGCGCCTAAAGGGACGCTACACCCCTACGCAAAAAAACATTATTTTTGAAAAAACCGAGCGTTTTATCACGCCCAAACTCCTAGAAGTGCTAAAACAAGTCCTAGACAAAAACGAGCAAGCCATTATTTTTGTGCCTACAAGGGCTAATTTCAAAACCTTGCTGTGTCAAAATTGCTATAAAAGCGTTCAATGCCCCTTTTGCAGCGTGAATATGAGTTTGCATTTAAAAACCAACAAACTCATGTGCCATTATTGCCATTTTTCAAGCCCTATCCCTAAAATTTGCAACGAGTGTCAAAGCGAAGTTTTAGTGGGTAAAAGGATAGGCACCATGCAAGTGTTGAACGAGTTGGAAGGCCTTTTGAAGGGCGCTAAAATAGCGATTTTAGATAAAGATCACACCAGCACTCCAAAAAAACTCCATAATATTTTAAACGATTTCAACGCTCAAAAAACCAATATCTTAATCGGCACTCAAATGATAAGCAAGGGGCATGATTACGCTAAAGTGAGTTTAGCGGTTGTTTTAGGCATAGACAATATCATCAAATCCAATAGTTACAGGGCTTTAGAAGAAGGCGTGTCGTTACTTTATCAAATCGCTGGGAGGAGCGCTAGGCAAATTTCTGGCCAAGTGTTCATTCAAAGCACCGAAACGGATCTGTTAGAAAATTTCTTAGAAGATTATGAAGATTTTTTACAATACGAATTGCAAGAAAGGTGCGAACTCTACCCGCCTTTTTCAAGGCTGTGTTTGTTGGAGTTTAAGCATAAAAACGAAGAAAAAGCCCAACAATTGAGCCTAAAAGCCTCTCAAACCCTTTCTTTGTGTTTAGAAAAGGGCGTAACGCTCTCTAATTTCAAAGCCCCCATTGAAAAAATCGCTTCTTCTTATCGCTACCTTATTTTATTGCGTTCCAAAGACCCTTTAAGCCTAATCAAAAGCGTGCATGCGTTTTTAAAAACCGCCCCTAATATCCCTTGCAGCGTGAACATGGATCCTGTGGATATTTTTTAA
- a CDS encoding SPOR domain-containing protein yields MQKSIFKITLLLVFLFLRNAVGLDDKKAAPKSVQNTPKNLPPIQLRLDQAYEYLIKMLDNMGKSTQYEFPKIKEILEQSEEEWLGVAHEECVALVMLISPKASIENSPIYKNCYEAYVKQRIHDLYDFYIEGKKVKRKIKKAHEHEMALNKSQPLKKEPPKSENKKSLTKPSLKDAKIPKGYYLQIGAFLNSPSKDFLQTLKTFPHQMEEKDSLTHYLIGPYKTKEEALKQLENAAKSFKNKPALVEK; encoded by the coding sequence ATGCAAAAAAGTATATTCAAAATAACTCTGTTGTTGGTTTTCCTCTTTTTAAGGAATGCTGTTGGTTTAGACGATAAAAAAGCAGCTCCTAAAAGCGTTCAAAATACGCCTAAAAATTTACCCCCTATCCAATTAAGGCTCGATCAAGCCTATGAATACCTTATCAAAATGTTAGACAATATGGGAAAAAGCACGCAGTATGAGTTCCCCAAAATTAAAGAAATCCTAGAACAAAGCGAAGAGGAATGGCTAGGAGTCGCCCATGAAGAATGCGTGGCGTTAGTCATGCTAATAAGCCCTAAGGCTTCTATTGAAAACAGCCCGATTTATAAGAATTGCTATGAAGCTTATGTGAAACAAAGAATCCATGATTTATATGATTTTTATATAGAGGGCAAAAAGGTGAAAAGAAAAATCAAGAAAGCCCATGAGCATGAAATGGCCCTCAACAAATCCCAACCCTTAAAAAAAGAACCGCCTAAAAGCGAGAATAAAAAGAGTTTAACAAAACCTAGTTTAAAAGACGCAAAGATCCCTAAAGGGTATTACTTGCAAATTGGGGCTTTTTTAAATTCGCCCAGTAAGGATTTTTTGCAAACGCTCAAAACTTTCCCTCACCAAATGGAGGAAAAAGACTCCCTCACGCATTATTTGATTGGCCCTTATAAAACCAAAGAAGAAGCCCTAAAACAGCTTGAAAATGCGGCTAAAAGCTTTAAAAATAAGCCTGCGTTGGTAGAGAAGTAG
- a CDS encoding M48 family metallopeptidase: MLDIWIDMIICIFYLLFFTTPYIVGDILQLKFIRQKLCEKPVLLPQKDYEEAGNYAIRKMQLSIISQILDGIIFAGWVFFGLTHLEDLTHYLNLPETLGYLVFALLFLAIQSVLALPISYYTTMHLDKEFGFSKVSLSLFFKDFFKGLSLTLGVGLLLIYTFIMIIEHVEHWEISSFFVVFVFMILANLFYPKIAQLFNQFTPLNNRDLESQIEGMMDKVGFKSEGIFVMDASKRDGRLNAYFGGLGKNKRVVLFDTLISKVGTEGLLAILGHELGHFKNKDLLKSLGIMGGLLALVFALIAHLPPLVFEGFNVSQTPASLIAILLLFLPVFSFYAMPLIGFFSRKNEYNADKFGASLSSKEVLAKALVSIVSENKAFPHSHPFYVFLHFTHPPLLERLKALNYEIE, from the coding sequence ATGCTTGACATATGGATAGATATGATAATTTGTATTTTTTATTTGCTCTTTTTTACGACTCCTTACATTGTAGGCGATATTTTGCAATTGAAATTTATCCGCCAAAAGCTCTGCGAGAAGCCCGTTTTACTCCCACAAAAGGATTATGAAGAAGCGGGAAATTATGCCATTAGGAAAATGCAATTATCCATTATTTCTCAAATTTTAGACGGAATCATCTTTGCTGGTTGGGTCTTTTTTGGTTTGACGCATTTAGAAGATTTGACGCATTATTTAAACCTTCCTGAAACGCTAGGCTACTTGGTGTTTGCTTTGTTGTTTTTAGCGATTCAAAGCGTTTTAGCTTTACCCATTAGCTACTACACCACCATGCATTTAGATAAGGAATTTGGCTTTTCTAAGGTGAGCTTGTCGTTGTTTTTCAAGGATTTTTTCAAAGGGTTATCGCTCACTTTAGGCGTGGGGTTGTTGTTGATTTACACTTTTATTATGATCATTGAACATGTGGAGCATTGGGAGATTAGCTCGTTTTTTGTCGTGTTTGTTTTTATGATCTTGGCTAATCTTTTTTACCCTAAAATCGCCCAGCTTTTCAACCAATTCACCCCTTTAAATAACCGAGATTTGGAGAGTCAAATTGAGGGCATGATGGATAAGGTGGGTTTTAAATCCGAAGGCATTTTTGTGATGGACGCTAGCAAGAGGGACGGGCGTTTGAATGCGTATTTTGGGGGCTTGGGCAAAAACAAGCGGGTGGTGTTGTTTGACACTTTGATCTCTAAAGTTGGGACAGAAGGGCTTTTAGCCATTTTAGGGCATGAATTAGGGCATTTTAAAAATAAGGATTTGTTGAAAAGTTTAGGGATTATGGGAGGCTTACTCGCTCTTGTTTTTGCTCTGATCGCTCACTTGCCACCATTGGTTTTTGAAGGCTTTAATGTCTCGCAAACGCCAGCGAGTTTGATTGCGATTTTACTCTTGTTTTTGCCGGTGTTTTCTTTTTACGCCATGCCTTTGATCGGGTTTTTTAGCCGAAAGAACGAATACAATGCGGACAAGTTTGGGGCGAGTTTAAGCTCTAAAGAGGTTTTAGCCAAAGCGTTAGTGTCTATTGTGAGCGAAAATAAAGCATTCCCCCATTCGCACCCTTTTTATGTTTTCTTGCATTTCACGCACCCGCCGCTATTAGAGCGCTTGAAAGCTTTGAATTATGAAATTGAATGA
- the prmC gene encoding peptide chain release factor N(5)-glutamine methyltransferase, with protein MTLSQALNKAKKGLSQKGFRGGLESEILLGFVLQKERVFLHTHEHLELSHKEEKHFFELVGKRLNDCPIEYLLGSCDFYGYSFFVNEHVLIPRPETEILVQKALDIISQYHLKEIGEIGIGSGCVSVSLALENPNLSIYASDISPNALKVALKNIERFNLKERVFLKQTRLWDHMPMIEMLVSNPPYIARNYPLEKSVLKEPHEALFGGVKGDEILKEIVFLAAKLKIPFLVCEMGYDQLKSLKECLEFCGYDAEFYKDLSGFDRGFVGVLKSF; from the coding sequence ATGACCCTTTCACAAGCCCTAAATAAAGCCAAAAAAGGATTGTCGCAAAAAGGCTTTAGGGGAGGGTTAGAGTCTGAAATTTTATTAGGCTTTGTCTTGCAAAAAGAAAGGGTTTTTTTGCACACGCATGAGCATTTGGAATTAAGCCACAAAGAAGAGAAGCACTTTTTTGAATTGGTAGGAAAGCGTTTGAATGACTGCCCCATAGAGTATTTATTAGGAAGCTGTGATTTTTATGGGTACTCTTTTTTCGTGAATGAGCATGTTTTAATCCCACGGCCTGAAACCGAGATTTTGGTCCAAAAAGCCCTTGATATTATTTCTCAATACCATTTAAAAGAAATAGGCGAAATCGGCATAGGGAGCGGATGCGTGTCCGTTAGTTTGGCTTTAGAAAACCCTAATCTCTCTATTTATGCGAGCGATATTTCACCAAACGCTTTAAAAGTGGCGTTAAAAAACATTGAACGCTTTAATTTAAAAGAGCGTGTTTTTTTAAAACAAACGCGCCTTTGGGATCATATGCCCATGATAGAAATGCTTGTCTCTAACCCGCCCTATATCGCTAGAAATTATCCTTTGGAAAAATCCGTCCTCAAAGAACCGCACGAAGCCCTTTTTGGGGGGGTTAAAGGCGATGAAATCTTAAAAGAAATCGTTTTTTTAGCCGCTAAATTAAAAATCCCTTTTTTGGTTTGTGAGATGGGGTATGACCAGTTAAAGAGCTTGAAAGAATGTTTGGAATTTTGCGGTTATGATGCAGAGTTTTACAAGGATTTGAGCGGCTTTGATAGAGGGTTTGTGGGCGTTTTAAAAAGTTTTTAA
- the gdhA gene encoding NADP-specific glutamate dehydrogenase yields the protein MYVEKILQSLQKKYPYQKEFHQAVYEAITSLKPLLDSDKSYEKHAILERLIEPEREIFFRVCWLDDNHQIQVNRGCRVEFNSAIGPYKGGLRFHPSVNESVIKFLGFEQVLKNSLTTLAMGGAKGGSDFDPKGKSEHEIMRFCQAFMNELYRHIGATTDVPAGDIGVGEREIGYLFGQYKKLVNRFEGVLTGKGLTYGGSLCRKEATGYGCVYFAEEMLQERNSSLEGKVCSVSGSGNVAIYTIEKLLQIGAKPVTASDSNGMIYDKDGIDLELLKEIKEIRRERIKEYALQKPSAKYTPIENYPKGGNAIWHVPCFAAFPSATENELSVLDAKTLLSNGCKCVAEGANMPSSNEAIELFLQAKISYGIGKAANAGGVSVSGLEMAQNASMHPWSFEVVDAKLHHIMKEIYKNVSQTAKEFKDPTNFVLGANIAGFRKVASAMIAQGV from the coding sequence ATGTATGTTGAAAAAATTCTCCAGTCTTTACAGAAAAAATACCCTTATCAAAAAGAGTTCCATCAAGCCGTCTATGAAGCTATCACTTCCTTAAAACCCCTTTTAGACAGCGATAAAAGCTATGAAAAGCATGCGATTTTAGAGCGTTTGATTGAGCCTGAAAGGGAGATTTTTTTTAGGGTGTGTTGGCTAGATGATAACCATCAAATCCAAGTCAATCGGGGGTGTAGGGTTGAATTCAATTCGGCTATTGGCCCTTATAAGGGGGGATTGAGATTCCACCCTAGCGTGAATGAAAGCGTGATCAAGTTTTTAGGCTTTGAGCAAGTGTTGAAAAATTCGCTCACCACTTTGGCTATGGGGGGCGCTAAGGGGGGGAGCGATTTTGACCCTAAAGGGAAGAGCGAGCATGAGATCATGCGTTTTTGCCAGGCGTTCATGAACGAATTATACCGCCACATTGGAGCCACGACTGATGTGCCAGCTGGGGATATTGGAGTGGGCGAAAGAGAGATTGGCTATCTGTTTGGGCAATACAAAAAATTAGTCAATCGTTTTGAGGGCGTATTGACCGGTAAAGGACTCACTTATGGGGGGAGCTTGTGCAGAAAAGAAGCTACCGGTTATGGGTGCGTGTATTTTGCTGAAGAAATGTTGCAAGAAAGGAACAGCTCTTTAGAGGGTAAGGTTTGCAGCGTTTCTGGGAGCGGTAATGTCGCAATTTACACCATTGAAAAATTGCTTCAAATAGGAGCTAAACCGGTAACGGCGAGCGATTCTAATGGCATGATTTATGATAAAGACGGCATTGATTTAGAGCTTTTGAAAGAGATTAAAGAAATCCGCCGTGAGAGAATCAAAGAATACGCCCTACAAAAACCAAGCGCGAAATACACCCCAATAGAAAATTACCCCAAAGGGGGGAATGCTATATGGCATGTGCCTTGTTTTGCGGCTTTTCCTAGCGCGACCGAGAATGAATTGAGCGTTTTAGACGCTAAAACCCTCCTTTCTAACGGGTGCAAATGCGTGGCTGAAGGGGCGAACATGCCTTCAAGCAATGAAGCGATTGAATTGTTTTTACAGGCTAAGATTTCTTATGGCATAGGCAAGGCGGCTAATGCTGGGGGGGTGAGCGTGAGCGGCTTGGAAATGGCGCAAAACGCGAGCATGCACCCTTGGAGTTTTGAAGTGGTGGATGCGAAATTGCACCATATCATGAAAGAGATTTATAAGAATGTTTCTCAAACCGCTAAAGAGTTTAAAGACCCTACTAATTTTGTTTTAGGGGCTAATATCGCTGGTTTTAGAAAAGTGGCGTCTGCGATGATAGCGCAAGGGGTTTGA
- the ccsA gene encoding cytochrome c biogenesis protein — translation MKSLKSLVYFLFGSFWVAIPLMALYALACAIATFIENDYGTSASKAIVYNTPWFNFLHAYLLVVLVGTFINSKALERKRYASLFFHSSLILIILGAAITRFFGTEGLMHVRENSAQSSFESTDTYLNITLNDTTKLSLKTPFTFYYSYSKRLKPIHATLDHKPLILEPLEIYKQNAIKKDDAAILVLKATYNGVSHKFNLIKTNRNEGIEESEMFKDDKLSLSFGSAYIELPFQIKLKRFELERYAGSMSPSSYASEVEVLKLDNTLIKPYRIFMNHVLDYEGYRFFQSSYDTDEKGTILSVNKDPGKIPTYLGYAMLILGALWLLLDKNGRFLKLSRFLKSQQAASFLLALILVSPFTSSFANEGQIDMHGGKSAKIERQKIENSANKEDSKSAILERLKHLREYSKDHLKAFQRLQVQDFDGRIKPLDTISIEYIHKILRKDDFQGLNAMQVLLGIMFFPNDWRSVKMIYTSNKALRKLIGTPLDESRIAFRDAFDSRGYKLKNLVEEVNQKSPNARNELDKDVLKVDERINLVYTLFSAQFLRIFPSDKTTAWLSPIEAINSPNKEISSVATEFLKNIFSGFDDALKTNQWDKVEKTLKDLSIYQKEHAKNLYLPSSKVDSEIFLNHTNFFNSLTLPYIFLGLLLFIVVISSLVKNTPPNIWLTKTLYMAILLCAIAHSMGLILRWYVSGHSPWSNAYESMLYIAWASVIAGFILRSKLALSASSFLAGIALFVAHLGFMDPQIGHLVPVLKSYWLNIHVSVITASYGFLGLCFVLGILSLVLFILRKQGRFNLDKTILSISAINEMSMILGLFMLTAGNFLGGVWANESWGRYWGWDPKETWALISICVYALILHLRFLGSHNWPFILASSSVLGFYSVLMTYFGVNYYLSGLHSYAAGDPLPIPTFLYFLVAIPFALVILAYFKRHLSLPKLV, via the coding sequence ATGAAAAGCCTTAAGAGCTTGGTTTATTTTTTGTTCGGTTCTTTTTGGGTCGCTATCCCTTTGATGGCGCTCTATGCATTAGCGTGCGCGATAGCCACTTTTATAGAAAACGATTATGGAACGAGCGCGAGTAAGGCGATTGTGTATAACACCCCTTGGTTTAATTTCTTGCATGCGTATTTGTTGGTGGTTTTAGTAGGCACATTCATCAATTCCAAAGCCTTAGAGCGCAAAAGATACGCAAGCCTTTTTTTCCACAGCTCCTTGATTTTAATCATTTTAGGGGCAGCCATCACACGATTTTTTGGCACAGAAGGGCTTATGCATGTGCGAGAAAATAGCGCGCAAAGCTCTTTTGAAAGCACGGACACTTACCTTAATATCACTCTTAATGACACCACTAAACTTTCTTTAAAAACGCCTTTTACCTTTTATTATTCCTATTCCAAACGATTAAAGCCCATTCATGCCACTTTAGATCACAAGCCTTTAATTTTAGAACCCTTAGAGATTTACAAGCAAAACGCCATTAAAAAAGATGACGCTGCTATTTTAGTGTTAAAAGCGACTTATAACGGCGTGAGCCACAAATTCAATCTCATTAAAACCAACAGGAATGAAGGCATAGAAGAAAGCGAAATGTTTAAAGACGACAAGCTTTCTTTAAGTTTTGGATCCGCTTACATTGAATTGCCTTTTCAAATCAAACTGAAGCGTTTTGAATTAGAACGCTACGCTGGCTCTATGAGCCCTTCATCTTACGCTTCAGAAGTGGAAGTTTTGAAATTGGATAACACCTTGATCAAACCTTATAGGATCTTTATGAACCATGTTTTAGATTATGAAGGTTATCGCTTTTTCCAATCTTCCTATGATACGGATGAAAAAGGCACGATCCTTTCTGTCAATAAAGACCCGGGTAAAATCCCCACCTATTTAGGGTATGCGATGCTTATTTTGGGGGCTTTGTGGTTGCTTTTAGATAAAAACGGGCGTTTTTTAAAGCTTTCACGCTTTTTAAAATCCCAACAAGCCGCTAGTTTCTTACTCGCTTTAATTCTAGTCAGCCCTTTTACTTCTTCGTTCGCCAATGAAGGCCAAATTGACATGCATGGGGGCAAAAGCGCTAAAATTGAGCGACAAAAGATAGAAAATTCCGCTAATAAAGAAGATTCTAAAAGCGCGATATTAGAGCGTTTGAAACATTTGAGAGAGTATTCCAAAGACCATTTAAAAGCTTTTCAAAGGCTTCAAGTCCAAGATTTTGACGGGCGTATCAAACCCCTTGATACCATCAGCATTGAATACATTCATAAGATTTTAAGAAAAGATGATTTTCAAGGGCTAAACGCCATGCAAGTGCTTTTAGGGATCATGTTTTTCCCCAATGATTGGCGTAGCGTTAAGATGATTTACACTTCTAATAAAGCCTTAAGAAAGCTTATTGGCACGCCTTTAGACGAAAGCCGTATCGCTTTTAGAGATGCGTTTGATAGCCGTGGGTATAAATTAAAAAATCTGGTTGAAGAAGTCAATCAAAAATCCCCTAACGCGCGCAACGAGTTGGATAAAGATGTGTTAAAAGTGGATGAACGCATCAACTTAGTTTATACGCTTTTTAGCGCTCAATTTTTACGCATTTTCCCTAGCGATAAAACCACCGCTTGGCTCTCGCCCATTGAAGCGATCAATAGCCCCAATAAAGAAATTTCAAGCGTGGCAACGGAGTTTTTAAAAAATATTTTTAGCGGGTTTGATGACGCTTTGAAAACCAATCAATGGGATAAAGTGGAAAAAACCCTAAAAGATTTAAGCATTTACCAAAAAGAGCATGCCAAAAACCTCTATTTACCCTCTTCAAAAGTGGATTCTGAAATTTTTTTAAACCACACCAATTTTTTTAACAGCCTGACCTTGCCTTATATCTTTCTTGGGCTATTGCTTTTTATCGTTGTGATCAGCTCTTTGGTTAAAAACACCCCCCCTAATATTTGGCTCACTAAAACCCTTTATATGGCTATCTTGCTTTGCGCGATCGCTCATTCTATGGGGCTAATCTTGCGCTGGTATGTGAGCGGGCATTCGCCTTGGAGTAACGCTTATGAGTCCATGCTTTATATCGCATGGGCTTCTGTTATCGCAGGGTTTATTTTACGCTCCAAACTCGCGCTATCGGCTTCTAGCTTTTTAGCCGGTATCGCTCTCTTTGTGGCTCATTTAGGCTTTATGGACCCTCAAATTGGCCATTTAGTGCCGGTGTTAAAATCCTATTGGCTCAATATCCATGTCTCTGTCATCACCGCCAGTTATGGTTTTTTGGGCTTGTGTTTTGTGCTAGGGATTTTAAGTTTGGTTTTGTTTATCTTGCGCAAACAAGGGCGTTTTAATTTAGACAAAACCATCCTCTCCATTAGCGCTATCAATGAAATGAGCATGATTTTAGGCCTGTTCATGCTCACAGCCGGGAATTTCTTAGGCGGGGTGTGGGCGAATGAATCTTGGGGGCGCTATTGGGGGTGGGACCCTAAAGAAACTTGGGCGTTGATTTCTATTTGCGTTTATGCTTTAATCTTGCATTTGCGTTTTTTAGGCTCTCACAATTGGCCCTTTATTTTAGCGAGCAGTAGCGTGCTAGGGTTTTATTCGGTTTTGATGACTTATTTTGGCGTGAATTACTACCTTTCTGGCTTGCACAGCTATGCCGCAGGCGATCCCTTGCCGATCCCTACTTTTTTATACTTTTTGGTAGCGATACCTTTTGCTCTCGTGATCTTGGCTTATTTCAAACGCCATTTGAGTTTGCCTAAATTAGTTTAA
- a CDS encoding SoxW family protein produces MFSLSYVSKKFLSVLLLISLFLSACKSNNKEKLDENLLSSGSQSSKELNDERDNIDKKSYAGLEDIFSDNKSISPNDKYMLLVFGRNGCHYCERFKKDLKNVKELHDYVKDHFSAYYVNISYSKEHNFKVGDKDKNDEKEIKMSTEELAQIYAVQSTPTIVLSDKTGKTIYELPGYMPSTQFLAVLEFIGDGKYQDTKNDKDFIKKLKAYIKYKTDLSKNKSS; encoded by the coding sequence ATGTTTTCACTTTCTTATGTTTCCAAGAAATTTTTAAGCGTTTTATTATTGATTTCGCTGTTTTTAAGCGCTTGCAAATCCAACAATAAAGAAAAGTTAGATGAAAATCTTTTAAGCTCTGGCTCTCAAAGCTCCAAAGAATTGAACGATGAGCGAGACAATATAGACAAAAAGAGTTATGCCGGTTTAGAAGATATTTTTTCAGACAATAAGTCCATTAGCCCTAACGATAAATACATGCTTTTAGTGTTTGGCCGTAATGGTTGCCACTATTGTGAAAGGTTTAAAAAAGATCTCAAAAATGTCAAAGAGTTGCACGACTATGTTAAAGATCATTTTAGCGCTTACTATGTCAATATCAGCTACTCCAAAGAGCATAATTTTAAAGTCGGCGATAAGGATAAAAATGATGAAAAAGAAATCAAAATGTCCACAGAAGAATTAGCGCAAATTTATGCCGTCCAATCCACCCCTACGATTGTTTTATCCGACAAAACCGGCAAAACCATCTATGAATTGCCCGGCTATATGCCCTCTACGCAATTTTTAGCGGTGTTAGAATTTATCGGCGATGGGAAGTATCAAGACACAAAAAACGATAAGGATTTCATCAAAAAATTAAAGGCTTACATCAAATATAAAACCGATCTTTCTAAAAACAAATCCAGCTAG
- the hemH gene encoding ferrochelatase, with product MNLINEKLNDLENNAIKSPKEAVVLLNMGGPNSLYEVGVFLENMFDDPFILTIKNNFMRKMVGKMIVNSRIEKSKKIYEKLGGKSPLTPITFALTERLNELDPSRFYTYAMRYTPPYASMVLQDLALKEIESLVFFSMYPQYSSTTTLSSFNDAFSALKSLETFRPKVRVIERFYASTKLNEIILNTILSALNNRKSQDFVLIFSVHGLPKSVIDAGDTYQQECEHHVSLLKELMQQKNIPFKEVLLSYQSKLGPMKWLEPSTEELIEKHRKSRIIIYPLAFTIDNSETIYELDMQYRLMAERLAIKEYLVCPCLNDSIEFAKFIIELVKNLKSE from the coding sequence ATGAATTTGATCAATGAAAAGCTTAATGATTTAGAAAATAACGCCATAAAATCCCCTAAGGAAGCAGTCGTTCTTTTGAATATGGGAGGGCCTAACAGCCTTTATGAAGTGGGGGTGTTTTTAGAAAACATGTTTGATGACCCCTTTATCCTTACCATTAAAAATAATTTCATGCGTAAAATGGTGGGTAAAATGATTGTCAATAGCCGCATAGAAAAATCCAAAAAAATCTATGAAAAATTAGGAGGCAAATCCCCTTTAACGCCTATCACATTCGCCCTTACAGAGCGTTTGAACGAATTGGATCCTTCTCGCTTTTACACTTATGCGATGCGTTATACCCCCCCTTATGCGTCTATGGTCTTACAAGATCTAGCCTTAAAAGAAATAGAAAGTTTGGTGTTTTTTTCCATGTATCCGCAATATTCTAGCACCACCACCCTTTCTAGTTTCAATGACGCTTTTAGCGCTCTCAAATCTTTAGAAACTTTCCGCCCCAAAGTGCGAGTGATAGAGCGTTTTTATGCCAGCACAAAGCTTAATGAAATCATTTTAAACACGATTTTAAGCGCCCTAAACAACCGCAAAAGCCAGGATTTTGTCTTAATCTTTTCTGTTCATGGCTTGCCTAAAAGCGTTATTGATGCCGGCGATACTTACCAGCAAGAATGCGAACACCATGTGAGTTTGTTAAAAGAGTTGATGCAACAAAAAAATATCCCTTTTAAAGAGGTTTTGCTCTCTTACCAATCCAAGCTAGGGCCTATGAAATGGCTAGAGCCAAGCACTGAAGAATTGATAGAAAAGCACCGCAAGTCTCGTATTATCATCTATCCTTTAGCTTTCACGATTGATAATTCTGAAACGATCTATGAATTAGACATGCAATACCGCTTGATGGCAGAGCGCTTGGCAATTAAGGAATATTTGGTTTGTCCATGCTTAAACGATTCCATAGAGTTTGCAAAATTTATCATTGAATTAGTGAAAAACCTTAAAAGTGAGTGA